In Pseudothermotoga hypogea DSM 11164 = NBRC 106472, the following are encoded in one genomic region:
- a CDS encoding ABC transporter substrate-binding protein: protein MRRFLVLLVLALTVLLIAQVTIPREETVYIAGALWGPATTWNLYAPQSTWGTDQFLFVSAFQYDLGRDAWIPFIAQKYEFVDDKTIRIHIRPEAKWSDGQPITAEDFVYALELSKKLGVGPGVGWDKYIEYVKAIDTKVVEFKAREDALNYYQFLSYSLGAQPMPKHVYSKLEAEGTIRDWVNDKPDEQVVSGPYKLYYYDPNIVIYQRIDNWWGKDIFGLPRPKFIGHVIYKDNPSASLAVEKGDVDWAGLFIPSVWEMWEKKKLPIGTWYNEKPYYLPDGVGFVYLNNTKPGLSDPAVRKAIAHAIPYEEMLVKAYFGYGSQAHPSMVIDLFEPNKQYINYDLARKTWGTSDGRIPFDLAKAKKILDEAGYKVGKDGIRVGPDGKKLGPYTISVPYGWTDWMMMCEMIAENLRSIGIDVVTEFPDYSVWADRMTKGTFDIIISWSVGPSFDHPFNIYRFVLDKRLSAPVGEVTWAGDWQRYDNDEVVELLDRAVSTLDPEVRKNAYFRIQEIIYRDMPSVPAFFTAHWYEYSTKYWINWPNQDNPYWFRPAPWHVDTLPTLFGISPKNNPQPVPKWIETTDKGGMGVPTSKVFEDLQSAKK, encoded by the coding sequence ATGAGGCGGTTCTTGGTGCTTCTTGTCTTGGCATTAACTGTGCTTTTGATCGCGCAGGTCACCATTCCAAGGGAGGAAACTGTCTACATCGCCGGTGCTCTCTGGGGGCCGGCAACGACATGGAACCTGTACGCACCACAGTCAACTTGGGGAACAGACCAGTTCCTGTTCGTCTCGGCGTTCCAGTACGATCTTGGAAGGGACGCATGGATACCGTTCATCGCACAGAAGTACGAATTCGTCGATGACAAGACCATCAGAATCCACATAAGGCCCGAGGCGAAGTGGAGCGATGGTCAACCCATCACGGCAGAGGACTTCGTGTACGCACTGGAGCTTTCGAAAAAGCTTGGTGTTGGACCAGGCGTTGGTTGGGACAAATACATTGAGTACGTGAAGGCGATCGACACGAAAGTTGTTGAATTCAAAGCCAGAGAAGATGCGCTGAACTACTATCAGTTCCTCTCCTATTCACTCGGTGCTCAGCCGATGCCGAAGCATGTTTACTCCAAACTCGAAGCAGAAGGAACGATTAGAGACTGGGTCAACGATAAACCAGACGAACAAGTCGTCTCTGGTCCTTACAAGCTTTACTACTACGATCCGAACATCGTCATCTACCAGAGGATTGACAACTGGTGGGGCAAGGACATCTTCGGACTGCCGAGGCCGAAATTCATCGGACACGTGATCTACAAAGACAACCCGAGTGCGAGCTTGGCCGTGGAAAAAGGAGACGTCGACTGGGCTGGACTCTTCATACCAAGTGTATGGGAGATGTGGGAGAAGAAGAAACTGCCCATCGGTACTTGGTACAACGAAAAACCATACTACTTGCCCGATGGCGTGGGATTTGTCTATCTGAACAACACAAAACCTGGGCTTTCCGATCCTGCTGTCAGAAAAGCGATTGCCCACGCAATACCTTACGAAGAAATGTTGGTCAAGGCCTACTTCGGTTATGGTAGTCAAGCGCATCCATCTATGGTCATAGACCTGTTTGAACCCAACAAGCAGTATATAAACTACGATCTTGCAAGAAAAACTTGGGGCACGAGTGATGGAAGGATACCATTCGATCTTGCGAAAGCAAAGAAGATCCTCGACGAAGCTGGTTACAAGGTTGGCAAGGATGGTATCAGAGTTGGACCAGACGGTAAGAAACTTGGTCCGTACACTATATCTGTTCCATACGGATGGACAGACTGGATGATGATGTGCGAAATGATCGCCGAGAATCTGAGAAGCATAGGCATCGATGTTGTCACAGAATTCCCAGACTACTCCGTCTGGGCAGACAGAATGACTAAAGGAACTTTCGACATCATCATTTCCTGGAGCGTTGGTCCAAGCTTCGATCATCCGTTCAACATCTACAGGTTCGTGCTCGACAAGAGGCTTTCTGCACCAGTCGGTGAAGTGACTTGGGCTGGAGATTGGCAGAGGTACGACAACGATGAGGTCGTTGAACTATTGGACAGAGCCGTCTCGACGCTGGATCCAGAAGTTCGAAAGAACGCGTACTTCAGAATTCAAGAGATCATCTACAGAGATATGCCAAGCGTTCCAGCGTTCTTCACAGCTCATTGGTACGAGTACTCGACGAAGTACTGGATCAACTGGCCGAACCAAGACAATCCGTACTGGTTCAGGCCTGCCCCGTGGCATGTGGACACTTTGCCAACACTGTTCGGTATCTCTCCAAAAAACAACCCGCAGCCTGTTCCAAAGTGGATAGAAACCACCGACAAAGGCGGAATGGGCGTACCAACCTCGAAGGTGTTTGAGGATCTTCAGTCCGCAAAGAAGTGA
- a CDS encoding MBL fold metallo-hydrolase: MRIVFLGTSAAVSSNKRDNTSLLIDDVLIDCPGNVFGKMIKAGYDPLKLRTIIITHRHVDHAYGLPSLLEMLRLSGKKEPLKICINEDFFFEMRQILSVYGLIREDFPLEMAPIRVDGCVLFEDSLRIETFAVKHSVPNFGLKFSTSSACVVYTSDTEPCEEVVERAKGVDLLVHEATCSELVTGKKEGHSCVEDAARIAKQAGVKNLCLVHLGLELEEHLCKLTRTAEEIFNGRIIVPEDLDRVIV; the protein is encoded by the coding sequence TTGAGAATCGTTTTTCTGGGAACCTCTGCGGCCGTTTCGAGCAACAAAAGGGACAACACATCGCTTCTAATTGATGATGTGCTCATCGATTGTCCTGGAAACGTGTTTGGCAAGATGATCAAAGCCGGCTACGATCCATTGAAGCTTCGCACGATAATCATCACGCACAGACACGTTGACCATGCTTATGGTTTGCCATCCCTGTTGGAGATGCTCAGACTCTCGGGTAAAAAGGAACCGCTGAAAATATGCATCAACGAAGACTTTTTCTTCGAAATGAGACAGATCCTGAGTGTGTACGGATTAATCCGCGAAGATTTTCCTTTAGAAATGGCACCCATCCGAGTCGATGGCTGTGTTCTCTTCGAAGATTCCTTGAGAATCGAAACCTTCGCCGTGAAGCACAGTGTTCCTAACTTTGGTCTCAAGTTCTCAACCTCCAGCGCGTGCGTTGTGTACACGAGCGACACAGAGCCGTGCGAAGAGGTGGTTGAACGAGCGAAAGGTGTGGACTTGCTTGTGCACGAAGCCACGTGTTCTGAACTCGTGACTGGCAAGAAGGAAGGTCATAGCTGTGTGGAGGATGCGGCACGGATCGCGAAGCAGGCAGGGGTTAAGAACTTGTGTCTGGTTCACCTCGGACTGGAACTGGAAGAACATTTGTGCAAGCTCACACGCACAGCTGAAGAGATCTTCAATGGCAGGATCATTGTCCCTGAAGATCTGGATCGAGTGATAGTGTGA
- a CDS encoding ABC transporter permease → MASKPLFKFLLRRFIFLLVTYIVATTIVFILPRAIPGNPLAQLLSNLSRLAQANPEAIRAAERTLMAEFGIDKPLLVQYVTFVFKALRGDLGTSISFYPRKVIDLVVPVIPWTLVLLLPATLVAWILGNTLGAMAAYRRNTWIDKGVLTTSLIVSQIPYYWLGMIFIFFFGVRLGWLPTQGAYSLGTIPNLSWGFFLDALKHYVMPFASIVISAMGGWAIGMRVMVVYELGSDYSLFSEYLGMKDKRIFKYAFRNSLLPQITGLALSLGGILGGALITEIVFNYPGTGFLLFKALTTLDYPMIQGIFVILIASIYLANFIVDFLYALIDPRIRLGQEE, encoded by the coding sequence ATGGCTTCCAAACCGTTGTTCAAGTTCCTTTTGAGACGTTTCATCTTTCTTTTGGTGACGTACATCGTTGCGACCACTATAGTTTTCATACTTCCGAGGGCGATCCCCGGAAATCCACTCGCTCAATTGCTTTCGAACCTTTCAAGACTGGCCCAAGCGAATCCAGAAGCCATAAGGGCTGCCGAGAGAACTTTGATGGCAGAGTTTGGGATCGACAAACCTCTGTTGGTTCAGTACGTGACGTTCGTTTTCAAAGCGTTGCGCGGTGATCTTGGAACTTCCATATCCTTCTATCCTCGAAAGGTTATAGACCTCGTCGTTCCTGTGATACCTTGGACGTTGGTTCTTCTTCTACCCGCAACACTCGTTGCGTGGATACTCGGTAACACCCTCGGGGCAATGGCAGCTTACAGACGAAACACGTGGATAGACAAAGGGGTTTTGACAACTTCCTTGATCGTTTCACAGATACCCTACTACTGGCTCGGAATGATATTCATTTTCTTCTTCGGCGTGAGACTCGGTTGGCTTCCCACTCAAGGTGCCTACTCTCTGGGAACCATACCGAACCTGAGCTGGGGATTTTTCTTGGACGCTCTGAAACACTACGTGATGCCCTTCGCTTCAATCGTGATCTCTGCGATGGGTGGCTGGGCGATAGGCATGAGGGTGATGGTTGTTTATGAACTTGGAAGCGATTATTCTTTGTTCTCAGAGTATCTTGGAATGAAAGACAAGAGGATCTTCAAGTACGCCTTCAGAAACTCGCTTTTGCCACAGATAACGGGGCTCGCTCTGAGTTTGGGAGGAATCCTTGGAGGTGCTCTGATCACCGAAATCGTGTTCAACTATCCCGGCACGGGCTTTCTGCTCTTCAAAGCTCTGACAACGCTGGATTATCCGATGATACAGGGAATATTCGTCATTCTCATCGCATCGATCTATCTAGCGAACTTCATCGTGGATTTCTTGTACGCACTGATAGATCCGAGGATAAGACTCGGACAGGAGGAATGA
- a CDS encoding FAD-dependent oxidoreductase — MRYDVVVVGGGPAGLVAALTTKKFYKDKKVLVIKKTEKELVPCGIPYVFHTLDGVENDFMGVEERFQKAGIDLLIDEVVGGDTDQKKIVTKTGKEIIYEKLILATGSIPAVPRIAGIDLSNVFTISKDAKYLSSVLEKTRTCRNIAIIGGGFIGIEVADELKRAGKNVTVVEIMDCLLPVSFDPDFGELARKEIEAENLKVYTSRKVVEIYGSKSVEGVKLDNGENIPADAVILATGYKPNTELARQLGLKITEYGFIETDEYMRTSKPDVFAAGDCVQHKDFLTGKPSRLMLASAAVFDARIVASNLYGLKVIRTNKGSLNAYSTVIGHKAFGSVGITERTAKEEGFEIVVGKAEGIDRHPGKFDDTSKLIVKLIFSQDSRILLGAQLYGGKSVGEIVNILSLGIQKGITANDLFTMQIGTHPLLTSAPTSYPLVIAAEQVLH; from the coding sequence ATGAGGTACGATGTCGTAGTCGTTGGAGGAGGGCCTGCCGGATTGGTCGCGGCCCTGACTACCAAGAAGTTTTACAAGGACAAGAAGGTGCTCGTGATCAAAAAGACAGAGAAGGAACTGGTCCCTTGTGGTATTCCTTATGTCTTTCACACACTTGACGGTGTGGAGAACGACTTCATGGGAGTGGAAGAAAGATTTCAAAAGGCAGGAATCGACCTGCTGATAGATGAAGTCGTCGGCGGTGACACAGATCAAAAGAAGATCGTCACTAAAACAGGAAAAGAGATCATTTATGAGAAACTCATTCTCGCAACCGGTTCAATCCCGGCAGTTCCCAGAATCGCTGGGATAGATCTTTCAAACGTCTTCACGATCTCTAAGGACGCAAAATATTTGAGCTCAGTGCTCGAGAAGACCAGAACTTGTAGAAACATCGCCATCATCGGTGGTGGGTTCATAGGCATCGAGGTAGCCGACGAACTGAAGCGGGCCGGAAAGAACGTAACCGTCGTAGAAATCATGGATTGCCTTCTACCTGTGTCTTTCGATCCAGACTTTGGAGAGCTGGCACGCAAAGAGATCGAAGCAGAAAATCTGAAGGTCTACACGAGCAGGAAGGTTGTAGAAATCTACGGGTCGAAATCCGTCGAAGGTGTAAAGCTGGACAATGGAGAAAACATACCCGCGGACGCCGTCATACTGGCAACGGGTTACAAACCCAACACAGAGCTTGCCCGGCAACTGGGCCTCAAGATCACAGAGTACGGTTTCATAGAAACGGACGAATACATGAGAACGTCTAAGCCAGACGTCTTCGCGGCCGGTGATTGCGTGCAACACAAGGATTTTCTGACTGGCAAGCCTTCAAGGCTCATGCTCGCCTCGGCCGCCGTTTTCGATGCGAGGATCGTGGCGTCCAATTTGTATGGACTGAAGGTTATCAGAACCAACAAAGGTTCGTTGAATGCGTATTCCACCGTCATAGGACACAAAGCGTTCGGTTCCGTGGGAATAACAGAAAGAACCGCGAAAGAAGAAGGATTTGAAATCGTCGTTGGTAAGGCCGAAGGTATCGACAGACACCCGGGTAAGTTTGACGATACGAGCAAACTCATTGTGAAACTCATATTTTCCCAAGACAGTAGGATCCTGCTCGGGGCACAACTCTACGGTGGAAAAAGTGTTGGTGAGATCGTGAACATATTGAGTCTTGGAATCCAAAAGGGTATAACCGCAAACGATTTGTTCACCATGCAGATCGGAACCCATCCACTGCTGACTTCGGCTCCGACGTCTTATCCTCTCGTGATCGCGGCGGAGCAGGTTCTGCACTGA
- a CDS encoding ABC transporter ATP-binding protein, whose product MSVIETRNLCKYYGKHRGIVDVSFSVEEGEIFGFIGPNGAGKTTTIRILLGLIFPTSGTARIFGKDCTREGHEIRKEIGYVPGEVNYYSSVTVDELLNYSASFYDRVDKKYIKELCEIFELDPKKKFRELSTGNKKKVAIVQALLHKPKLLICDEPTNGLDPIMQNRLFEIIRELKGQGTTIFFSSHILSEVQKLCDEFAMIKEGKVVKTGKIEQLAGFNYKSITLQSRQIDELERTLKIPHRRIDDSTISFKYSGDINELLKKLSEIQIENIWIEDPSLEELFLSFYEEGER is encoded by the coding sequence ATGTCTGTCATAGAAACCAGAAACCTGTGCAAGTACTATGGAAAGCACAGGGGAATAGTTGACGTTAGTTTCTCCGTTGAGGAAGGAGAGATCTTCGGCTTCATTGGTCCGAACGGTGCAGGAAAAACCACGACAATAAGGATTCTCCTCGGTTTGATATTCCCAACCTCTGGTACCGCAAGGATCTTTGGTAAAGACTGCACAAGAGAAGGTCATGAAATAAGAAAAGAGATCGGGTACGTTCCAGGCGAAGTGAATTATTATTCGAGCGTCACTGTTGATGAACTGCTCAACTACTCGGCGAGCTTTTACGACAGAGTTGATAAAAAATACATCAAGGAGTTGTGCGAAATTTTCGAACTCGATCCGAAAAAGAAGTTTCGAGAACTGTCTACGGGTAATAAGAAAAAGGTCGCTATAGTACAGGCCCTTCTACACAAACCAAAGCTGCTCATATGTGATGAGCCGACCAACGGGCTCGATCCAATCATGCAGAACAGACTGTTCGAAATAATCCGAGAACTGAAAGGGCAGGGTACGACGATCTTTTTTTCTTCACACATACTGAGTGAAGTTCAAAAGCTGTGTGATGAATTCGCGATGATCAAAGAGGGCAAAGTGGTGAAGACAGGAAAAATAGAGCAGCTGGCCGGGTTCAACTACAAATCCATCACCCTTCAATCGAGGCAGATAGACGAACTCGAAAGGACCCTGAAAATCCCACATCGAAGGATCGACGACTCAACGATCAGTTTCAAATACAGTGGAGACATTAACGAGCTTTTGAAGAAACTTTCAGAGATTCAGATCGAGAACATATGGATCGAGGATCCTTCGCTTGAGGAACTCTTTCTATCCTTTTACGAGGAGGGGGAAAGATGA
- a CDS encoding ABC transporter permease, which yields MFATMIRPLFKNKKFIVGISIFLFFLMLGILGPVLYRVSPTKMTWDYEQPPSAKYPLGTDTYGRDVLAQLLHGIRSSLYIGFLAAIISLSIGTVVGSLAAVKRGIVDDTLMAITNIVLTTPSILIAILIASYLRIRSMEVVAVILGLFQWPWFARAIRAQLMSVMSREYVYLSIMAGYSDMRLVIEDLLPTIATYAFMSFVLFINGGIMGEAGLSLIGLGPTRGISLGLMLQWAVLMEAVRRGLWWWFVPPGVAIVALTASLMVISTTMDEVFNPRLREE from the coding sequence ATGTTCGCGACGATGATAAGGCCACTTTTCAAGAATAAAAAATTCATAGTAGGCATTTCGATATTCCTCTTCTTCTTGATGTTGGGCATTTTGGGACCTGTTCTTTACAGAGTCAGTCCCACCAAGATGACGTGGGATTACGAACAACCTCCTTCCGCTAAGTATCCGCTGGGTACGGACACGTACGGCAGAGATGTTCTGGCACAACTTCTCCACGGCATTCGATCCTCCCTTTACATAGGTTTTCTTGCGGCGATCATTTCCTTGAGTATTGGAACTGTCGTTGGTAGTCTGGCGGCGGTGAAAAGAGGCATTGTGGATGACACGTTGATGGCGATAACGAACATCGTTTTGACGACACCATCTATCCTCATAGCCATACTGATCGCGAGTTATCTGAGGATAAGAAGCATGGAAGTTGTCGCCGTGATCTTGGGGCTGTTCCAGTGGCCTTGGTTCGCGAGGGCGATCAGGGCACAGTTGATGAGTGTCATGTCGAGAGAGTACGTCTATCTCTCGATCATGGCGGGTTATTCGGACATGAGATTGGTGATAGAAGATTTACTGCCGACCATAGCCACCTACGCCTTCATGTCCTTCGTGCTCTTCATAAACGGAGGCATAATGGGCGAGGCGGGTTTGAGTCTGATAGGTCTTGGACCCACGAGAGGAATTTCTCTTGGTTTGATGTTGCAATGGGCGGTGCTCATGGAAGCTGTGAGAAGAGGACTGTGGTGGTGGTTCGTTCCACCAGGAGTTGCCATCGTTGCTTTGACGGCGTCGCTCATGGTTATCAGTACGACGATGGATGAAGTTTTCAACCCGCGCTTGAGGGAGGAATAG
- a CDS encoding ABC transporter permease subunit — protein MNVYTWEMKRNIKTTIVWMVALVLVQLMYISVYPSMVKDTELLTRMMKLMPKAFLRIFGLEDLDFSNILNYQASISSIYVTLVGSIFAVLLTCKVLAKEESEKTAEFLLSKPVKRSNVLLQKISSTLTLILTFDLVICVSSLLMVEFFKQGAVDYTKFWLLWLSQILLHLTVSNLVFAVIVLAKRQDSTTSFSIGMTFVLYILAMASKLTEKLELLKYLTPFYYSEGIRIVKYGRMEPVFLVIYFFLNLALVLSSLFFYSKKDIYL, from the coding sequence ATGAACGTCTACACGTGGGAGATGAAGAGGAACATCAAGACGACTATCGTTTGGATGGTTGCACTCGTGCTCGTGCAGTTGATGTACATATCGGTTTATCCATCCATGGTGAAAGATACCGAGCTTTTGACAAGAATGATGAAGCTCATGCCCAAAGCTTTCCTGAGGATCTTCGGTCTGGAAGATCTCGATTTTTCCAACATTTTGAACTATCAGGCCAGCATTTCCAGCATCTACGTGACCCTGGTTGGAAGCATCTTCGCGGTTCTTCTGACCTGCAAAGTGCTCGCCAAAGAAGAGAGCGAGAAAACCGCCGAATTTCTCCTCTCAAAACCAGTCAAAAGATCTAACGTTCTTTTGCAAAAGATTTCGAGCACACTGACTTTGATCTTGACGTTCGATCTCGTAATTTGTGTATCTTCACTTTTGATGGTCGAATTCTTTAAGCAAGGTGCGGTCGATTACACCAAGTTTTGGCTCTTATGGCTCTCACAGATTCTTCTGCATCTCACCGTCTCAAATCTGGTTTTTGCCGTCATCGTTCTTGCTAAACGTCAGGACAGCACCACCTCATTTAGCATTGGTATGACGTTCGTTTTGTACATCCTTGCCATGGCAAGCAAACTCACGGAGAAGCTCGAGCTCTTGAAATATCTAACGCCCTTCTATTACTCCGAAGGAATCAGAATAGTGAAGTACGGGAGGATGGAACCCGTCTTCTTAGTGATATATTTCTTTCTGAACCTTGCGCTGGTTCTTTCTTCGCTTTTCTTTTACTCGAAAAAGGACATCTATTTGTGA
- a CDS encoding aldo/keto reductase — MQYRTFKNVRCSILGFGAMRLPTLNNDDSQIDEDKAIEMIRYAIDHGVNYVDTAYPYHRGRSEILVGKALKDGYREKTFLATKSPVWQVESHEDFYKFLDEQLEKLQTDHIDMYLMHALSKERWEKIKSLRFDKFFERAKAEGKLRFAGFSFHDKYPIFKKIIDEYDGWDFCQIQLNYMDINYQAGLRGLKYAASKGLPVVIMEPLKGGKLARLPDRAMSVLRKSGKNWSAVEWSLRWLANFPEVSVILSGMSTFEQVKENVEIAEQLVPNNLTEEELRLIDELRKTLESYAVINCTECGYCMPCPHGVDIPANFRLYNEAIMFENFEMAKGEYRWFSSQKISAAFCTECGECLSKCPQKLQIPTLMKKINGELS; from the coding sequence ATGCAATACAGAACCTTCAAAAACGTGCGCTGTTCCATCTTAGGCTTCGGAGCAATGAGGTTACCCACACTCAACAACGATGATTCACAAATCGATGAAGATAAGGCTATAGAAATGATCAGATACGCGATCGATCACGGAGTCAACTACGTCGATACCGCTTATCCTTACCACAGGGGAAGGAGCGAGATACTCGTTGGTAAGGCGCTGAAAGACGGCTACAGAGAAAAGACTTTTCTGGCCACGAAGTCCCCTGTTTGGCAAGTGGAAAGTCATGAAGATTTCTACAAATTCCTCGACGAACAGCTGGAAAAACTCCAAACCGATCACATCGACATGTACCTGATGCACGCTTTGAGTAAAGAGAGATGGGAAAAGATCAAGAGCCTGAGGTTTGACAAATTCTTCGAACGAGCGAAGGCAGAGGGAAAGCTTAGATTCGCGGGCTTTTCCTTTCACGACAAATACCCCATCTTCAAAAAAATCATCGACGAATACGATGGCTGGGACTTCTGTCAGATTCAATTGAACTACATGGACATAAACTACCAAGCCGGCTTGAGGGGTCTGAAGTACGCAGCCTCGAAGGGCTTACCCGTCGTGATAATGGAACCACTAAAGGGTGGGAAGCTTGCGAGGTTGCCCGACAGAGCCATGAGCGTTCTCAGAAAAAGCGGAAAGAACTGGTCCGCCGTGGAATGGAGTCTAAGGTGGCTTGCGAACTTTCCAGAGGTATCTGTCATTCTTAGTGGGATGAGCACTTTCGAACAGGTGAAAGAGAACGTTGAAATAGCAGAGCAGCTGGTACCCAACAACTTGACGGAAGAAGAACTCCGTTTGATCGACGAGTTGAGAAAAACTTTGGAGTCCTACGCAGTGATAAACTGTACCGAGTGTGGTTATTGCATGCCATGTCCCCATGGTGTGGATATTCCTGCGAACTTCAGGTTGTACAACGAAGCGATCATGTTCGAAAATTTCGAGATGGCGAAAGGTGAGTATCGCTGGTTCAGTAGCCAGAAAATCTCTGCAGCCTTCTGCACCGAATGCGGTGAATGTCTGAGTAAATGTCCACAGAAGCTACAGATACCAACTTTGATGAAGAAAATCAACGGTGAGCTCTCTTAG
- a CDS encoding TetR/AcrR family transcriptional regulator: MHEVVERILKASIEEFSEKGYAAASTNSIAKKAKVSKGLLFHYFKSKENLYIECYKHVLSWSKKKFEEFAKQVKNEDFFEFIKKWGLQKITLAIENPVYSKFLLTVTNLSPKLRAIVLGLIREALLDSREILLEKIKSVKLRRGISEEDALKFITAVFDGVANSYLDQYRDKPEELLNNLERIMVESDKLMDLIKFGILDREPQQLHREV; the protein is encoded by the coding sequence GTGCACGAAGTCGTGGAGCGAATCTTGAAGGCTTCCATAGAAGAATTCTCGGAAAAAGGTTACGCAGCCGCTTCGACAAATTCGATCGCTAAGAAAGCGAAAGTGTCGAAAGGTTTGTTGTTTCATTACTTCAAGAGCAAGGAAAATTTGTACATCGAATGCTACAAGCACGTTCTTTCCTGGTCTAAGAAAAAATTTGAAGAGTTCGCCAAACAAGTAAAAAACGAGGATTTTTTCGAATTCATCAAGAAATGGGGCTTGCAGAAGATCACTCTGGCAATCGAGAATCCCGTCTATTCGAAGTTCCTCCTCACAGTAACGAATCTTTCTCCAAAGCTGCGCGCGATCGTACTGGGTTTGATCAGGGAAGCTCTTCTGGATTCGAGAGAGATCTTGCTTGAGAAGATCAAATCCGTGAAATTAAGACGAGGCATCAGTGAGGAAGATGCTTTAAAATTTATCACGGCAGTTTTCGATGGTGTAGCTAACAGTTATTTGGATCAGTATCGAGACAAACCCGAGGAACTTTTGAACAACCTGGAGAGAATCATGGTCGAATCGGACAAGCTGATGGATCTGATAAAATTTGGTATCCTCGACAGAGAGCCGCAACAATTACACAGGGAGGTGTGA
- a CDS encoding ROK family transcriptional regulator, whose product MILRYLIERGQSSRMEIVRHTKLAQSAIWRIMNELVNEGLVQERGFTTGKRRKPVIYGPTRSFITSVVYNVEVLETLVAIGFLDGSWKVIERFPTPPNFELFKESVKMSFEKIIKEKTIRKDITKIVFSLPGMVNYEKKLLIFAPNLSWKNIDFQQEFVDLNMEVFVENDANLSLMAEQFFSQDVKRSKVAFFLYFGEGIGGAISVDGSIVRGKNSAAGEIGHVTFNGDKNEIESFLSISRLIDKVQKWIGNNDSPLEEKFQRLKRLWFIGQRDVKKILEDYLHHVAVVLRDLVYFLNPDVIILGGLINDIYETFGPYIRRELETITEKEILTGVVIRDSIFKEVPPSLVGGNVLVIENVLKTL is encoded by the coding sequence TTGATTCTGAGGTACCTGATAGAGAGAGGACAAAGTAGCAGGATGGAAATTGTGCGTCACACAAAACTTGCCCAGAGTGCCATCTGGCGGATAATGAACGAGCTCGTGAACGAGGGACTCGTACAGGAGAGAGGTTTCACTACGGGTAAAAGGAGAAAGCCTGTCATCTATGGTCCCACGAGATCTTTCATTACCTCGGTTGTGTACAACGTCGAGGTCCTGGAAACACTCGTTGCAATCGGTTTCCTTGATGGTTCGTGGAAGGTCATCGAAAGATTTCCCACACCACCGAACTTTGAACTGTTCAAAGAGAGTGTGAAGATGTCATTCGAAAAGATCATAAAGGAGAAAACCATCAGGAAGGATATCACAAAGATCGTATTTTCATTGCCGGGTATGGTCAACTACGAGAAAAAGCTTTTGATCTTCGCGCCGAATTTGAGTTGGAAGAACATAGATTTTCAACAGGAGTTCGTGGATCTGAATATGGAAGTTTTTGTCGAAAACGATGCCAACCTTTCTCTTATGGCTGAACAATTTTTCTCTCAGGATGTGAAGAGATCGAAGGTTGCGTTCTTTCTCTATTTCGGTGAAGGCATAGGTGGTGCGATCTCGGTGGACGGGAGCATCGTCAGAGGAAAGAACTCCGCCGCGGGGGAAATCGGGCATGTGACATTCAACGGAGACAAAAACGAGATAGAAAGTTTTCTTTCCATTTCGAGGCTCATTGACAAGGTGCAAAAATGGATCGGAAACAATGATAGCCCGCTGGAAGAAAAGTTTCAACGTTTAAAGCGTCTCTGGTTCATTGGACAAAGGGATGTGAAAAAAATCCTGGAGGATTACTTGCACCATGTCGCAGTTGTTCTCAGAGACCTTGTTTACTTTTTGAATCCCGATGTCATCATTTTGGGAGGATTGATAAACGACATATACGAGACCTTTGGACCGTACATAAGAAGAGAACTGGAAACCATCACGGAAAAGGAGATACTGACAGGTGTGGTGATAAGAGATTCCATCTTCAAAGAAGTTCCACCATCCCTTGTTGGTGGTAACGTTTTGGTCATCGAGAATGTTTTGAAAACCCTATAA